The following proteins come from a genomic window of Chloroflexi bacterium ADurb.Bin180:
- the malF_2 gene encoding Maltose transport system permease protein MalF, with translation MTRSRWTRRAYPYLLMAPGLLAVLVFTLMPIVYSVYIAFTNYSTRYLRNFRFVGLENFRRILVGVDRGNFVRVLTWTLTWAVLTTVLNLALGLVLALLLNNPRLRERGLYRTILIYPWALPATLTVMVWGGLLNTSFGQVNQVLQLVGVKAIPWLTDPTWARVACILVNLWLAYPFTMSVFLGALQCIDAHLYEAAALDGASGSQSFRHITLPLLQQSTLPLLITSFAGNFAGFGVIYLLTGGGPIVAIDPRAPGATDLIGTYMYKLAFGDVTKNYGLAAATGIIIFLFTSLLTVLNSRLTGVFAEVDQ, from the coding sequence ATGACCCGCTCCAGGTGGACAAGGCGCGCCTACCCCTATCTGCTGATGGCGCCGGGGCTGCTGGCCGTGCTCGTCTTCACCCTGATGCCCATTGTGTACAGTGTGTATATCGCCTTCACCAACTATAGCACGCGCTACCTGCGCAACTTTCGGTTCGTCGGGCTGGAGAACTTTCGGCGCATTCTCGTGGGCGTCGACCGGGGCAACTTTGTCCGCGTTCTGACCTGGACGTTGACCTGGGCGGTGCTCACCACGGTGCTCAACCTGGCGCTGGGCCTGGTGCTGGCGCTGCTGTTGAACAACCCCCGCCTGCGCGAGCGCGGCCTGTACCGCACCATTCTCATCTACCCCTGGGCCCTGCCGGCCACCCTCACAGTGATGGTCTGGGGCGGCCTGCTGAACACGAGCTTTGGTCAGGTGAACCAGGTGCTGCAGCTCGTGGGGGTCAAGGCCATCCCCTGGCTCACCGACCCCACCTGGGCGCGCGTGGCCTGCATCCTGGTCAACCTCTGGCTGGCCTACCCGTTCACCATGTCCGTGTTTTTGGGGGCGCTCCAGTGCATCGATGCCCACCTGTATGAGGCAGCGGCGCTGGACGGCGCCAGCGGCAGCCAGTCCTTTCGCCACATCACGCTGCCACTGCTCCAGCAGTCCACCCTGCCGCTGTTGATCACCAGCTTTGCCGGCAACTTTGCCGGCTTTGGCGTGATCTACCTGTTGACCGGCGGCGGGCCCATCGTGGCCATCGACCCGCGGGCCCCGGGCGCCACGGACCTCATCGGCACCTATATGTACAAGCTGGCCTTTGGCGATGTGACCAAGAACTATGGGCTGGCCGCCGCCACGGGCATCATCATCTTTCTGTTCACCAGCTTGCTGACCGTGCTGAACAGCCGGCTCACCGGCGTGTTTGCGGAGGTGGACCAATGA